From the Corythoichthys intestinalis isolate RoL2023-P3 chromosome 15, ASM3026506v1, whole genome shotgun sequence genome, one window contains:
- the vgll2b gene encoding transcription cofactor vestigial-like protein 2b produces MSCLDVMYPAYGHYASYAANTPAFINTRQTPSGVNSTSPPCRDFMDNPRCAEGMSAVQGTVGGSATSSSSSASSSSSSSSSSSSSYTPAAPRPDEGPKDKQEGPEAEYLSSRCVLFTYYQGDISSVVDEHFSRALSSYMDGEGKRRASEQQVAATPDTPSPSSRRSFPPSFWDSNYSSPQSRAHCETAAPSYSMDPYASGLHPGLPHPHAHPHPHPHAHPHSHPHPAESWGYTQAQAYGPPRPLHELYSPSALEPHYGPLLMPAVRPAHLPTLPSHYEVSKLEPTASWPGLLPPGDVSQTLALNMDAGLQQHKKGKELYWF; encoded by the exons ATGAGCTGTTTGGATGTTATGTACCCAGCCTATGGACATTACGCCTCGTACGCAGCCAACACTCCTGCTTTCATCAACACACGACAG ACTCCCTCTGGTGTGAACAGCACCTCACCTCCGTGCCGGGATTTTATGGACAATCCCAGGTGTGCTGAGGGAATGtccgccgtccagggcaccgtggGCGGATCGGCGACCTCGTCTTCTTCATCAGCGtcatcttcttcttcttcctcctcttcctcgtCGTCCTCCTACACACCGGCTGCCCCGCGCCCTGACGAGGGCCCCAAGGACAAGCAGGAGGGCCCCGAGGCAGAGTATCTGAGCTCGCGCTGTGTACTCTTCACCTACTACCAGGGGGACATCAGCAGTGTGGTGGATGAGCACTTCTCTCGGGCACTAAGCTCCTACATGGACGGGGAGGGGAAGAGGCGGGCTTCGGAGCAACAGGTTGCCGCTACCCCAG ACACGCCTTCGCCGAGCAGCCGACGAAGCTTCCCTCCATCCTTCTGGGACAGTAACTACTCATCGCCTCAAAGTCGCGCACACTGTGAGACAGCAGCTCCTTCCTATTCCATGGACCCCTACGCGTCAGGGCTGCACCCTGGCCTGCCTCATCCGCACGCTCACCCTCACCCACACCCACACGCTCACCCTCACTCACACCCCCACCCAGCAGAGAGCTGGGGATACACCCAAGCTCAGGCCTATGGGCCCCCGAGGCCTCTCCATGAACTGTACTCGCCCTCCGCTTTGGAGCCCCACTACGGGCCACTGCTCATGCCTGCCGTTCGGCCGGCCCACCTGCCTACCTTGCCGAGCCACTACGAAGTAAGCAAGTTGGAACCCACGGCGTCCTGGCCCGGCCTGCTCCCCCCGGGAGATGTGAGCCAGACACTAGCCCTCAACATGGATGCAG